From the Lepidochelys kempii isolate rLepKem1 chromosome 2, rLepKem1.hap2, whole genome shotgun sequence genome, one window contains:
- the LOC140905953 gene encoding uncharacterized protein produces MPEDFVDGEDEEEEEDELEESTQHTVLPDSQYLFITLTEIPSQPKEARGGTSASNVSSLPPPSQRLSQIRQRKKCTCDEMFSELMQSSGSDKAQQNVWKDTIAEYRKVANEREEWWRQEDQRRHEATLGLLRDQTDMLQRLVEVHEWQQDHRLLLQPLFNHPPSSPSSIASSPRCPRMWEGRLQAPNHSTPVDSPSNRRLSFNKY; encoded by the exons atgcctgaggattttgtggacggggaagatgaggaagaggaggaggatgagcttgaggagagcacacagcacaccgttctccctgacagccagtatctttttatcaccctgactgaaataccctcccaacccaaagaagccagaggagggacctctg cttcaaatgtttcaagcctccctcctccgtcccaaaggctatctcagataaggcagcgaaAAAAATGCAcgtgcgatgaaatgttctctgagctcatgcagtcgtctggcTCTGACaaagctcagcagaatgtgtggaaggacacaatagcagagtacaggaaagtggccaatgaacgtgaggagtggtggcggcaggaagatcagaggaggcatgaggcaacgctggggctactgcgggatcaaacggacatgctccagcgtctggtggaggttcatgaatggcagcaggatcacagattgctgctgcagcccctgtttaaccaccctccctcctccccaagttccatagcctcctcacccagatgcccaagaatgtgggaggggaggctccaggcacccaaccactccaccccagtggacagcccaagcaacagaaggctgtcattcaacaagtattga